In uncultured Ilyobacter sp., a genomic segment contains:
- a CDS encoding beta-ketoacyl-ACP synthase III: MNVKSAGILGMGIYVPEKVMTNVDFEKELDTSDEWIKSRTGIEERRFVADDQATSDLASEAAKKALKSAGMNVEDIEMIILATCTPDYLIQNTACIVQKKIGAVNAAAFDIQAACSGFVYGLTLASGMIKAGMYKKILVIGAEALSRVVDMQDRNTCILFGDGAAAAVVGEVEDGYGILSSYIKSEGEDDEILRMPAGGTKRPATVEEVENRETFLKMKGQDVFKFAVQALPKATLEALKLAEKETSDLHMVFPHQANKRIIESAAKRLKLPVDKFYINLNRYGNTSAASIGLALGEALEKGLVKKGDLIALTGFGAGLTYGSAVIKWAY, from the coding sequence ATGAATGTAAAAAGTGCAGGAATATTAGGTATGGGTATCTATGTTCCTGAAAAAGTGATGACCAACGTGGATTTTGAAAAAGAGTTGGACACAAGTGATGAATGGATAAAAAGTAGAACTGGTATAGAGGAAAGAAGATTTGTGGCTGATGATCAGGCGACTTCAGACCTAGCTTCTGAAGCTGCTAAGAAAGCTCTAAAATCTGCTGGTATGAATGTTGAAGATATTGAAATGATTATACTGGCGACTTGTACTCCAGATTACCTGATACAAAATACTGCCTGTATAGTACAGAAAAAAATAGGAGCGGTTAATGCAGCTGCATTTGATATACAGGCTGCGTGTAGTGGCTTCGTATACGGACTCACGCTAGCTTCTGGGATGATAAAGGCTGGAATGTATAAGAAAATCCTTGTAATAGGTGCAGAAGCCCTCTCAAGAGTTGTGGATATGCAAGACAGAAATACTTGTATACTTTTCGGAGACGGTGCAGCAGCAGCAGTTGTAGGAGAGGTAGAAGATGGTTATGGTATTCTTTCTAGCTATATAAAATCTGAAGGTGAAGATGATGAAATCTTGAGGATGCCTGCTGGAGGAACTAAGAGACCGGCAACAGTTGAAGAGGTTGAAAACAGAGAAACTTTCCTAAAAATGAAAGGTCAAGACGTGTTTAAATTTGCAGTTCAAGCACTTCCAAAAGCAACACTTGAGGCACTTAAACTTGCAGAAAAAGAAACTTCTGATCTTCATATGGTATTCCCTCATCAAGCAAATAAAAGAATCATAGAGTCTGCTGCAAAAAGATTAAAACTTCCAGTAGATAAATTTTATATAAACCTTAATAGATATGGAAATACATCTGCGGCCTCTATTGGACTGGCTCTGGGAGAAGCCCTAGAAAAAGGTCTTGTAAAGAAGGGAGACCTTATCGCCCTTACAGGTTTTGGAGCGGGTCTTACATATGGTTCTGCAGTTATAAAATGGGCTTATTAA
- the rpmF gene encoding 50S ribosomal protein L32 — MAVPKKKTSKAKKNMRRSHDGLTVTGLATCDKCGAPRRPHRICLECGDYNGKQVLANEAE, encoded by the coding sequence ATGGCAGTACCTAAGAAGAAAACTTCTAAAGCTAAAAAGAATATGAGAAGATCTCATGATGGATTAACAGTTACAGGATTAGCGACTTGTGACAAATGTGGAGCTCCTAGAAGACCTCACAGAATATGCTTAGAGTGTGGAGATTACAACGGGAAACAAGTATTAGCAAACGAAGCTGAGTAA
- a CDS encoding chemotaxis protein: MDILIDNKKIDFEKKDFETLGLVIEEVNRLLEKEGKMLYNIYVNGQLLAENNMVGGEKIKVVEILTKSPKSIILEAISDMEVYIEKYFETIDLLDLEMEVENDLRMISVSFEVVAGLDWIYNILMSIKENTALDLLYEDFDAIIEDYEGCMSNISQAMESKDTYTLQEILEYEMSDLLMELKENIEGYYENILKEEMRDRKFA, encoded by the coding sequence ATGGATATATTGATAGATAATAAAAAAATAGATTTTGAAAAAAAAGATTTTGAAACTCTGGGACTGGTAATAGAAGAGGTCAACAGACTGCTTGAAAAAGAAGGGAAAATGCTCTATAACATCTATGTAAACGGACAGCTACTAGCTGAAAATAACATGGTTGGAGGGGAAAAAATAAAAGTTGTTGAAATTCTCACAAAGAGCCCCAAATCCATAATATTAGAGGCCATTTCCGATATGGAAGTTTACATTGAAAAATATTTCGAAACCATAGACCTCTTAGACCTTGAGATGGAAGTAGAGAATGATCTAAGGATGATAAGCGTCTCCTTTGAAGTGGTGGCGGGACTAGACTGGATATATAACATCCTTATGTCTATAAAGGAAAATACTGCCTTGGATCTTTTGTACGAAGATTTTGACGCTATAATCGAGGACTATGAAGGGTGCATGAGCAACATATCACAGGCTATGGAGTCAAAAGACACCTATACCCTGCAGGAGATCCTCGAATATGAAATGAGCGACCTTTTGATGGAGCTAAAAGAAAATATAGAAGGATATTATGAAAACATCCTGAAAGAAGAGATGAGAGATAGAAAATTTGCATAA
- the gpmI gene encoding 2,3-bisphosphoglycerate-independent phosphoglycerate mutase has protein sequence MSKKPVVLMVLDGWGLNDNLDQKNAIREVNPKIFNKLTAEYPNSKLKASGEAVGLPEGQMGNSEVGHLNIGAGRVVYQPLVKISKDIRDGEFFENEILKDAYSSVKESGKALHLGGLLSDGGVHSHINHLVGLLKMAKMYNIEKVYVHAFLDGRDTPPQSAIGYIKTLENEMKEIGAGKIATVSGRYYSMDRDTNWDRTKLAYDAIAKGEGVKSESAESAVEAAYAKGETDEFVIPSVIVEGAELSEGDAFINFNFRPDRARQITRAINDKEFAGFEREYLGVKFTCMRQYDSSIEAAVVYTDEELVNTFGEVVSRAGLKQLRTAETEKYAHVTFFFNGGKEAQYEGEERKLVPSPKVATYDLKPEMSAYEVTEALVEALENDLYDVVVVNLANPDMVGHTGVYEAAKKAVEVVDECLGKVAAKVIEKDGALLVTADHGNVDLMEDPTTHVPFTAHTTNDVPFLLVSNKFKNSTVKDGKLADLAPTMLDILGIEKPAEMTGETLIVK, from the coding sequence ATGAGTAAAAAACCCGTAGTTTTAATGGTTTTAGATGGTTGGGGTCTAAATGATAACTTAGACCAAAAAAATGCCATCAGAGAAGTAAATCCTAAAATATTTAATAAGCTGACAGCAGAATATCCCAACTCAAAACTGAAAGCCTCAGGAGAGGCTGTAGGTCTTCCTGAAGGTCAGATGGGAAATTCCGAAGTGGGACACCTAAATATCGGAGCAGGAAGAGTCGTTTATCAGCCCCTTGTAAAGATAAGTAAAGATATAAGAGATGGAGAGTTTTTTGAAAATGAAATTTTGAAAGATGCCTATTCTTCTGTGAAAGAGAGTGGGAAGGCCCTTCATTTAGGAGGACTTCTGTCAGACGGAGGCGTGCATTCTCATATAAACCACCTTGTGGGGCTTTTAAAAATGGCAAAGATGTATAATATCGAAAAGGTATATGTTCACGCATTTCTTGACGGAAGAGATACACCACCTCAGTCGGCCATAGGTTATATCAAGACATTGGAAAATGAAATGAAAGAAATCGGAGCAGGTAAGATCGCTACTGTTTCTGGAAGATATTATTCTATGGACAGAGATACAAACTGGGACAGAACTAAGCTAGCGTATGATGCAATAGCTAAGGGAGAAGGGGTAAAATCTGAATCTGCTGAATCTGCAGTTGAAGCGGCCTATGCTAAGGGGGAAACAGATGAATTTGTTATCCCAAGTGTTATTGTAGAAGGGGCAGAACTGTCAGAGGGAGATGCTTTCATCAACTTCAACTTTAGACCAGATAGAGCAAGGCAGATAACTAGAGCTATAAATGATAAAGAATTTGCAGGATTTGAAAGAGAGTATCTCGGTGTCAAGTTCACTTGTATGAGACAGTATGACTCTAGTATAGAGGCGGCTGTAGTTTATACAGACGAAGAACTCGTTAATACTTTCGGTGAAGTTGTATCTAGAGCCGGACTTAAACAGCTTAGAACAGCTGAAACTGAAAAATATGCCCATGTAACTTTCTTCTTTAACGGAGGGAAAGAGGCACAGTATGAAGGAGAGGAAAGAAAACTTGTACCTTCACCTAAGGTTGCTACATATGATCTTAAACCTGAAATGTCAGCTTATGAAGTAACTGAAGCGCTAGTAGAGGCTCTTGAAAATGATCTTTATGACGTAGTGGTTGTAAACCTTGCAAATCCTGATATGGTAGGACATACAGGTGTCTACGAAGCTGCCAAGAAAGCTGTGGAAGTTGTGGATGAGTGTCTTGGGAAAGTAGCCGCTAAGGTAATTGAAAAAGACGGTGCACTTTTAGTTACTGCAGACCACGGAAATGTAGATCTTATGGAAGATCCTACAACTCACGTGCCTTTTACTGCCCACACAACAAATGATGTACCTTTCTTACTTGTTTCAAATAAGTTTAAGAATTCTACGGTAAAAGACGGTAAATTAGCTGATTTGGCACCAACTATGCTAGATATATTAGGTATAGAAAAGCCTGCTGAGATGACAGGAGAAACTCTTATAGTAAAATAA
- a CDS encoding YraN family protein: protein MHNREKGDIYEAKALEFLKKQGYTLLDKNFRSKYGEIDIIVEKNKLTIFVEVKYRKSNRFGSGIDSVNARKQRRIYLTAMKYIQEKNLKDAEFRFDLISFNREELIWNRNVIWGDNIGF, encoded by the coding sequence ATGCATAACAGAGAAAAGGGCGATATATATGAGGCTAAGGCACTTGAATTTTTAAAAAAACAAGGATATACTCTCCTTGATAAAAATTTTCGAAGTAAATACGGAGAGATAGATATTATAGTGGAGAAAAATAAACTCACTATTTTTGTAGAGGTTAAATATAGAAAAAGCAACAGGTTTGGAAGTGGAATAGATTCTGTAAATGCAAGAAAACAAAGAAGAATCTACCTGACTGCAATGAAGTATATTCAGGAAAAAAATCTAAAGGATGCAGAGTTTAGATTTGATCTTATAAGTTTCAACAGGGAAGAACTTATATGGAATAGAAATGTAATTTGGGGGGATAATATTGGATTTTAA
- a CDS encoding ComF family protein — translation MKSLNLNIRDFFFSNNCIFCCEKSEKKYRYLCHKCYRRLERKISLRKSGNFYYIFDYDRDIKKLIGFFKLQNRRYISQILGDLTGKYLKEIIKYEKIDIVVPVPINIKRKRERGFNQVEDILEYLKIPYESVKRIKNTRPMHQLLDEDLRKENIKNSFESSLKVHGKIILVIDDIVTTGSTIRELTKILKSCGEPKKILVFSLAAAKTAVNNKVSF, via the coding sequence ATGAAGAGCTTAAACCTGAATATTAGAGATTTTTTCTTTTCAAATAACTGTATCTTTTGCTGTGAAAAATCTGAAAAAAAGTACAGGTATCTTTGTCATAAGTGTTACAGGAGGTTAGAGAGGAAAATATCACTGAGAAAATCTGGGAATTTCTATTATATTTTTGATTATGACAGGGATATAAAAAAACTGATTGGTTTTTTTAAACTTCAGAACAGAAGATATATAAGCCAAATTTTAGGAGATTTAACTGGAAAATATCTGAAAGAGATTATAAAGTATGAAAAAATTGACATTGTGGTGCCTGTACCTATAAACATAAAAAGGAAAAGAGAAAGAGGATTTAATCAGGTAGAAGATATTTTGGAATATTTGAAAATACCCTATGAGTCTGTTAAAAGAATTAAAAATACAAGACCTATGCACCAGTTGCTTGACGAAGATCTGAGGAAAGAAAATATAAAAAACAGTTTTGAAAGCAGCTTAAAAGTTCATGGGAAAATAATCCTTGTGATAGATGACATAGTTACCACAGGAAGTACAATAAGAGAACTTACAAAAATTTTAAAATCCTGCGGGGAGCCTAAAAAGATTTTAGTTTTCTCTTTAGCAGCAGCTAAAACAGCAGTGAATAACAAGGTATCTTTTTAG
- a CDS encoding zinc ribbon domain-containing protein has product MDFKCLKCGNEKYQVRTTFCAEKTPGLKLELGTYYLKICLNCGYTEMYSAKVLDKDEELKPEY; this is encoded by the coding sequence TTGGATTTTAAATGTCTTAAATGCGGCAATGAAAAATATCAAGTGAGAACAACATTTTGTGCAGAAAAAACGCCCGGATTGAAACTTGAGCTTGGTACATATTATCTTAAGATATGTCTCAACTGTGGTTACACAGAGATGTATTCTGCAAAGGTGTTGGATAAGGATGAAGAGCTTAAACCTGAATATTAG
- the ychF gene encoding redox-regulated ATPase YchF — translation MIGIGIVGLPNVGKSTLFNAITKAGAAEAANYPFCTIEPNIGMVTVPDIRLDALSEIINPQRVQHATVEFVDIAGLVKGAANGEGLGNKFLSNIRSTAAICQVVRCFEDENVVHVEGSVDPIRDIEVINAELILADLETVERAIEKQSKLLKAKNKDAIKIMPVLEKSKAHLEEAKLLLTLDFSEEEIQLLKVYQFLTLKPMMFAANVAEDDLVSGNEYVEKVKEYAKSLDAEVAIVSARVEAELQEMDEEDRAMFLEELGVTEPGLNRLIRAGFKLLGLQTYFTAGVKEVRAWTIKIGDTAPKAAGEIHTDFEKGFIRAKVVAYEEFLKNNGWKGSQEAGVLRLEGKEYVVKDGDLMEFLFNV, via the coding sequence ATGATCGGAATAGGAATTGTGGGTCTTCCTAATGTTGGAAAATCTACACTCTTTAATGCCATAACAAAGGCAGGGGCGGCAGAGGCTGCCAATTATCCATTCTGTACAATCGAACCGAATATCGGTATGGTTACAGTACCTGACATCAGACTAGATGCTCTGTCTGAGATAATAAATCCCCAGAGGGTTCAACATGCGACAGTTGAATTTGTAGATATAGCAGGACTTGTAAAGGGAGCAGCAAACGGTGAGGGGCTTGGTAACAAGTTTTTGTCAAATATAAGATCGACAGCGGCTATATGTCAAGTAGTAAGATGTTTCGAGGACGAAAATGTAGTCCATGTAGAGGGATCTGTAGACCCTATAAGAGATATAGAGGTTATCAATGCAGAACTTATCCTAGCTGACTTAGAAACTGTAGAAAGAGCCATTGAAAAACAATCAAAGCTTCTTAAGGCAAAAAATAAAGATGCCATCAAAATAATGCCTGTTTTAGAAAAATCAAAAGCTCATTTAGAAGAAGCAAAACTTTTACTGACCTTAGATTTCTCAGAAGAGGAAATTCAGCTGCTTAAGGTATATCAGTTTCTTACACTGAAACCAATGATGTTTGCTGCTAATGTTGCAGAAGATGACCTTGTATCAGGAAATGAATATGTAGAGAAGGTCAAGGAGTATGCCAAAAGCTTAGATGCAGAAGTTGCAATTGTTTCTGCAAGAGTAGAGGCTGAGCTTCAAGAGATGGATGAAGAGGACAGAGCTATGTTTCTAGAAGAACTAGGGGTGACAGAACCAGGTCTTAACAGACTGATAAGAGCCGGATTTAAACTTCTAGGACTTCAGACTTATTTTACCGCTGGTGTAAAAGAAGTAAGAGCCTGGACTATAAAAATAGGGGATACAGCTCCTAAGGCCGCTGGGGAGATTCATACGGATTTTGAAAAGGGATTCATAAGAGCGAAAGTTGTAGCCTATGAAGAATTCTTGAAAAATAATGGCTGGAAGGGATCTCAAGAGGCTGGAGTCCTAAGACTTGAAGGAAAAGAGTATGTCGTTAAAGATGGAGATCTTATGGAGTTTCTTTTTAACGTATAA
- a CDS encoding DUF177 domain-containing protein: MIIKIEEIRASQKQRVDFDFTVSKMEGLTLVVPAEIRGYAKVENEGFFVCGEYRSKLKTPCVRCLKEISLDVSGEFQGYFVESKSFKKYLGSLEAECKIDEVELGEAVDGEIDVARLVREHIILEMSPYPVCEPECGGLEEMEKYKDDGIDLRWKELLELKN, translated from the coding sequence TTGATTATAAAGATAGAGGAAATAAGGGCTAGTCAAAAGCAAAGAGTTGACTTTGATTTTACAGTAAGTAAGATGGAGGGGCTCACACTTGTGGTTCCAGCTGAAATCAGAGGTTATGCAAAAGTTGAAAATGAAGGCTTTTTTGTCTGTGGAGAATACAGATCAAAGTTGAAAACACCTTGTGTTAGGTGTTTAAAGGAAATATCTTTAGATGTTTCTGGAGAGTTTCAAGGATACTTTGTAGAATCTAAATCTTTTAAAAAATACTTGGGTTCTCTGGAAGCTGAGTGCAAGATTGATGAAGTGGAACTAGGAGAGGCTGTCGATGGCGAGATTGATGTTGCTAGACTTGTCAGAGAACATATTATATTGGAAATGTCTCCCTACCCGGTGTGTGAACCTGAATGTGGTGGGCTGGAAGAGATGGAGAAATATAAAGATGATGGCATAGACCTTAGATGGAAAGAATTACTTGAATTAAAAAACTAA
- a CDS encoding RluA family pseudouridine synthase, producing the protein MKNYKEQETLYAENSDRGKRLDAFVNESFDYLTRSYIQKLIEQRDISIEGKEKIKSGNKLKGNEKILVRIPEDEVLDVESENIPLEKVYEDRDLVIINKSPDMVVHPAPGNYSGTLVNALMYHVKDLSNINGIIRPGIVHRLDKNTSGLIVIAKNDSAHLKLSEMFKNKDISKTYICICKGIFSEKEGRIENLIGRNPKDRKKMAVVQKNGKNAISNYRVLDESGDFSLVEVSIETGRTHQIRVHMKSINHPILGDEVYGKPSKICKRQMLHAYRLEFHHPLSREKMTVFGDIPEDFKNAAKKTGLDINKVNI; encoded by the coding sequence ATGAAAAACTATAAGGAGCAAGAGACTCTTTATGCAGAGAACAGCGATAGAGGAAAAAGATTGGATGCCTTTGTAAATGAATCTTTTGATTACCTGACTCGATCATATATTCAGAAGCTGATAGAGCAAAGAGATATAAGTATAGAGGGAAAAGAAAAGATAAAGAGTGGAAATAAACTAAAAGGAAATGAAAAGATTCTTGTGAGGATACCTGAGGATGAGGTGCTAGACGTAGAATCTGAAAATATCCCCCTAGAGAAAGTCTATGAAGATAGGGATCTAGTCATAATAAACAAAAGTCCGGATATGGTGGTTCATCCTGCTCCAGGTAATTATTCAGGAACCTTGGTAAATGCCCTAATGTACCATGTGAAAGACCTGTCTAACATAAACGGAATAATAAGACCAGGAATTGTTCACAGGCTAGATAAAAATACCAGCGGGCTTATAGTAATAGCAAAAAACGATTCTGCACATTTAAAATTGTCAGAGATGTTTAAGAATAAGGACATATCAAAAACTTATATCTGTATATGTAAGGGTATATTTTCTGAGAAAGAGGGAAGAATAGAGAACCTTATTGGGAGAAATCCCAAGGACAGAAAAAAAATGGCTGTGGTTCAGAAAAATGGTAAAAATGCCATTTCAAACTACAGGGTTTTAGATGAGTCGGGTGATTTTTCCCTTGTAGAGGTGAGTATAGAAACTGGAAGAACCCACCAGATAAGAGTTCATATGAAAAGTATAAATCACCCTATACTAGGAGATGAGGTCTATGGCAAGCCTAGTAAAATATGTAAAAGGCAGATGCTTCACGCCTATAGGTTAGAATTTCACCATCCTTTAAGTAGAGAAAAAATGACAGTATTTGGGGATATACCTGAAGATTTTAAGAATGCAGCAAAAAAAACAGGTTTGGATATCAATAAAGTAAATATTTAG
- the fabD gene encoding ACP S-malonyltransferase — MSKIAFVFPGQGAQYVGMGKDLYENNETAKKYFDEIFENMEIDLKRVMFEGPEEDLKQTKYTQPAIVAMSLVLSKLLEEKGIKADYVAGHSVGEYAALGAAGYLSLEDAVKLTAFRGDTMNTVSQEVNGTMAAIIGMEAAKIEEVLAGIDGVVEAVNFNEPGQTVIAGSVAAIEKACEALKAAGARRALILSVSGPFHSSLMKPAGEKLKVEVENYEFKKGTAKLVANTTAEVTTDAEEIKKELYDQTFGPVRWVETVETLKSEGVEKIYEIGPGKVLKGLIRKIDKTLVVENIEKLEDLA, encoded by the coding sequence ATGTCTAAAATTGCATTTGTTTTCCCTGGACAAGGCGCCCAATACGTTGGCATGGGAAAAGATTTATATGAAAATAACGAAACAGCTAAAAAATATTTTGACGAGATTTTTGAAAATATGGAAATCGACCTTAAAAGGGTTATGTTTGAAGGACCTGAAGAAGATCTGAAGCAGACTAAATACACTCAGCCTGCTATAGTTGCTATGAGTCTTGTTCTTTCTAAACTATTGGAAGAAAAAGGAATAAAAGCTGACTATGTAGCTGGACATTCAGTGGGAGAATATGCTGCTTTAGGAGCTGCAGGATACCTTTCTCTAGAGGATGCTGTAAAATTAACGGCCTTTAGAGGAGATACTATGAACACAGTTTCTCAGGAAGTTAACGGTACTATGGCTGCAATCATAGGAATGGAAGCAGCTAAAATCGAAGAGGTCTTAGCAGGCATCGATGGAGTAGTAGAAGCTGTAAACTTTAATGAACCTGGGCAGACAGTTATAGCCGGTTCGGTAGCTGCTATTGAAAAAGCTTGTGAAGCACTAAAAGCAGCAGGAGCAAGAAGAGCACTAATACTTTCTGTTTCTGGACCTTTCCATTCTTCGCTTATGAAGCCAGCTGGAGAAAAGCTCAAAGTAGAAGTTGAAAATTATGAATTTAAAAAAGGAACTGCAAAGCTTGTAGCAAATACAACTGCAGAAGTTACCACTGATGCAGAAGAGATCAAAAAAGAGCTTTATGATCAGACTTTTGGACCTGTAAGATGGGTTGAAACTGTAGAAACGCTAAAATCTGAGGGCGTAGAAAAGATCTATGAAATAGGCCCTGGAAAAGTTCTTAAGGGACTTATCAGAAAAATCGACAAGACCTTAGTGGTTGAAAATATAGAAAAACTAGAAGATCTAGCGTAA
- the plsX gene encoding phosphate acyltransferase PlsX, whose translation MKVALDAMGGDFAPMEAVNGAVMALNEMSHLEVILVGDKALIDEELKKHNYDKSRLSVEHTDETIEMHEKMSPAMAVRKKPKASMNVAIDCVTQGRAHAIVSAGNTGALMTSSQMKLRRIKGVLRPAITTIFPSKHGHLVMLDAGANADCKPEFLNQFALMSKVYANVLLDIENPKIGLLNIGEEEGKGNEITKEAYTLMKENDRINFVGNMEPRDMMEGEVDIVVTDGFTGNIVLKTGEGVVKFVFDFLKQEIKSSFVSKIGALLLKPVFKRMKEKMDSSEYGGALFLGLNGISIKAHGNSDGKAFKNAIKVAEKFAEADLTAKLKKVIDKEA comes from the coding sequence ATGAAAGTAGCATTAGATGCTATGGGAGGAGATTTTGCTCCTATGGAGGCGGTGAACGGAGCTGTAATGGCTCTAAATGAGATGAGCCACCTTGAGGTAATACTAGTAGGAGACAAAGCCCTGATAGATGAAGAATTAAAAAAGCATAATTATGATAAAAGTAGATTATCGGTAGAACATACCGATGAGACAATAGAGATGCATGAGAAAATGAGTCCGGCTATGGCAGTTAGAAAGAAACCGAAAGCTTCGATGAATGTGGCCATCGATTGCGTGACTCAGGGTAGAGCCCACGCTATAGTATCTGCAGGAAATACAGGAGCTCTAATGACATCTAGTCAGATGAAGCTAAGACGTATAAAGGGAGTTCTCAGACCGGCTATTACGACGATATTCCCCTCGAAGCACGGTCACCTTGTTATGCTAGATGCAGGAGCAAATGCAGACTGCAAACCTGAGTTTTTAAATCAGTTTGCACTTATGTCGAAGGTATATGCCAATGTACTTTTAGATATTGAAAATCCTAAGATAGGACTTCTTAATATTGGTGAAGAAGAGGGTAAAGGGAATGAAATTACAAAAGAAGCCTATACTCTTATGAAAGAAAATGATAGAATAAACTTTGTGGGCAATATGGAACCTCGTGATATGATGGAAGGTGAAGTTGACATAGTTGTAACAGATGGGTTTACAGGAAATATTGTCCTGAAAACAGGAGAGGGAGTAGTAAAATTTGTTTTCGATTTTTTAAAACAAGAGATCAAGAGCAGCTTTGTTTCGAAAATAGGTGCACTTCTCTTGAAGCCTGTTTTTAAAAGAATGAAAGAAAAAATGGATTCATCAGAATATGGTGGGGCACTTTTCCTCGGACTCAACGGGATATCTATAAAGGCTCATGGAAATTCCGATGGGAAAGCATTCAAAAATGCTATAAAAGTAGCAGAAAAATTTGCTGAGGCAGATCTAACAGCGAAACTTAAGAAAGTAATCGATAAGGAGGCCTAG
- the tpiA gene encoding triose-phosphate isomerase has product MRRTIVAGNWKMNKTNSESVAMLTELKELVKGMDNVGIVLGVPFTALSDAVKAVEGSNIEIAAQNMNPNESGAFTGEIAPSMLTSIGVKYVILGHSERREYYKECDEFINEKVKAALKNGLTPILCIGEKLEDRESGKTDEVNKKQLQGGMADLTAEEAAKVVIAYEPVWAIGTGKTATPEMAEETHKAIRNFLADMFGAEVAEEITIQYGGSMKPENAAELMGQTDIDGGLVGGASLEASSFSKIVEAGVK; this is encoded by the coding sequence ATGAGAAGAACAATCGTAGCAGGAAACTGGAAAATGAACAAAACTAACTCAGAGTCAGTGGCGATGCTGACAGAGCTAAAAGAATTGGTAAAGGGAATGGATAATGTAGGTATAGTTTTAGGTGTACCTTTTACTGCACTTTCAGATGCAGTGAAAGCTGTAGAGGGATCAAACATCGAAATAGCTGCACAAAACATGAATCCAAATGAATCCGGAGCATTTACAGGAGAGATAGCGCCAAGCATGCTTACTTCTATTGGAGTTAAATATGTAATTTTAGGACATTCTGAGAGAAGAGAATATTATAAAGAGTGTGACGAATTCATAAATGAAAAGGTGAAGGCTGCTCTTAAAAACGGACTTACTCCGATCCTTTGTATAGGGGAAAAATTAGAAGACAGAGAAAGTGGAAAAACAGATGAAGTTAATAAAAAGCAATTACAAGGTGGAATGGCTGACCTGACTGCAGAAGAAGCTGCAAAAGTAGTAATAGCTTATGAACCGGTATGGGCTATAGGAACTGGTAAAACAGCTACTCCTGAAATGGCAGAGGAAACTCATAAAGCTATAAGAAATTTCTTAGCTGATATGTTTGGAGCAGAGGTAGCAGAAGAGATAACAATCCAATACGGTGGATCTATGAAGCCTGAAAATGCTGCAGAACTTATGGGTCAGACAGATATAGACGGAGGACTTGTAGGAGGAGCATCATTAGAAGCTTCTAGTTTTTCTAAAATAGTGGAAGCTGGAGTAAAATAG
- a CDS encoding ribonuclease HII, translating to MYEFDMEYGEIIGVDEAGRGPLAGPVVAAAVKIKKYVKEFDMINDSKKLSEKKREFLFDIIIENCHVGVGIINEKEIDSYNILNATFMGMRNAIEDIVEEGISFENALIDGNHKIREYRGSQTPIVKGDGKSLAIAAASIIAKVTRDRIMVKYDEIYPEYGFAKHKGYGTKQHREALLKNGACQCHRKSFLSNILKPTLF from the coding sequence ATGTATGAGTTTGACATGGAATACGGCGAGATAATAGGTGTTGATGAAGCCGGGAGAGGACCCCTAGCGGGACCAGTGGTAGCTGCAGCAGTGAAGATAAAAAAATATGTAAAAGAATTTGATATGATAAATGATTCTAAGAAATTGAGTGAGAAAAAAAGAGAGTTTCTCTTTGATATTATAATTGAAAACTGTCATGTGGGAGTGGGGATCATAAATGAAAAAGAAATAGACAGCTATAATATTTTGAATGCAACATTTATGGGGATGAGGAATGCTATAGAGGACATTGTAGAAGAAGGGATATCTTTTGAAAATGCTCTTATCGACGGAAATCACAAAATAAGAGAGTATAGGGGAAGCCAAACCCCTATAGTAAAAGGAGACGGGAAGAGTCTGGCTATAGCAGCGGCCTCTATAATTGCAAAGGTGACAAGGGACAGGATAATGGTGAAGTATGATGAAATATATCCAGAATATGGATTTGCAAAACATAAAGGCTATGGAACCAAACAACACAGAGAAGCCCTATTAAAAAATGGAGCCTGTCAGTGTCACAGAAAAAGTTTTTTAAGCAATATACTAAAGCCAACTCTTTTTTAG